CCGGATGGAGCAATGAGGGCGGGACAATGCTGGTGCTGGTTGAACGGGCGCCGCGGGCTTCCCCACCATCACCATTCGTTCCATTGATGATCAGTGATACAAAGGGACGGCACAAGGGACAGTTTCCCGAAATCTCCGGGACACTGTACCAGCGCATTCATTGGGACACTGAAGCGGTGACGCGATGACACGGGTGGGCAGCATCGTCGACAGGATCGCCGGCCTGATCGGCGAGGGCCTGTTGAAACCGGGGGAGCGCCTCCTGTCGGTGCGGGCCGGCGCCGTCGAGCACGGCGTCTCGAAGAACACGATGGCGGAGGCCTACGACCGTCTGGTGGCGCTGGGCCATGTCGAGGCGAAGCAGGGGGCCGGCTATTATGTCGCCCGCGTCCGCCACGCGGCGGTCGGACAGCAGTCCGCCCATGTCGCAGAGGCGGTGGACTTCGTGTCGCTGCTGCGCGAACAGCTGGTGCAGAGCTATGCCGTGCGGATCGGCGACGGCCGCCCGCCGCCGTCCTGGATGGAGCGGTTCGAGGTCGGCGGCAATCCGAGATTCACGGCCGCAAGCCGCGGCCTGACGCCGGACCACGGCTACGGCTCCCCCTGGGGCTTCCTGCCGTTGCGGGAGCGGCTGGCGCTGACGCTCGGCGAACGGTCGATCACGGCGTCGCCGGACCAGATCCTGCTGACCCAGGGCGCCAACCACGCACTCGACCTCGTGGCCCGCCAGATGCTGGAACCGGGGGACACGGTGCTGGTCGACAGCCCCGGCTATTATCCACTGTTCGGCAAGCTCCGGCTGTCGCGCATCAACATCGTTGGCGTCCAGCGGCGTCACGACGGCCCCGACCTCGACGATCTCGCCGCCAAGGCCGCCGCCCACAAGCCGAAGCTGTTCTTCACCCAGTCGCTGGCGCACAACCCGACCGGCGGCTCGATCACGCCCGCCGTCGCGCACCGCCTGCTGCGGATTGCCGAACAGCACGGCCTGTACGTCGTCGAGGACGACCCCTTCGCCGATGTCCTGCCCGCCGCCAGCCCGCGCCTCGCCGCGCTCGACCAGCTGGAGCGGGTCATCTATGTCGGCACCTTCTCGAAGACCCTGTCGGCCAGCCTGCGTGTCGGCTATGTCGCAGCGAAACGCCCGCTGATCGACCGGCTGTGCGACGTCAAGATGCTGACCGTCGTCAGCACCTCCGACTATGTCGAGCGGATCGTCTACGCCTTCATCGCCTCCGGCCAATATCTCCGGCACCTGCGCCGGCTGAAGACGCTGATCGGGGAGCATACGGAAAAGGCGACGCTCGCCCTGACCCGCATCGGCGTC
The Azospirillum sp. TSA2s DNA segment above includes these coding regions:
- a CDS encoding PLP-dependent aminotransferase family protein; its protein translation is MTRVGSIVDRIAGLIGEGLLKPGERLLSVRAGAVEHGVSKNTMAEAYDRLVALGHVEAKQGAGYYVARVRHAAVGQQSAHVAEAVDFVSLLREQLVQSYAVRIGDGRPPPSWMERFEVGGNPRFTAASRGLTPDHGYGSPWGFLPLRERLALTLGERSITASPDQILLTQGANHALDLVARQMLEPGDTVLVDSPGYYPLFGKLRLSRINIVGVQRRHDGPDLDDLAAKAAAHKPKLFFTQSLAHNPTGGSITPAVAHRLLRIAEQHGLYVVEDDPFADVLPAASPRLAALDQLERVIYVGTFSKTLSASLRVGYVAAKRPLIDRLCDVKMLTVVSTSDYVERIVYAFIASGQYLRHLRRLKTLIGEHTEKATLALTRIGVRLPPAASGGYYLWGELPDRIDEAELVRQAAEQGIFLAPGTLFLPTRTATAPAMRINIAYADDPRFIAFLGDRLHPQGAR